CGGGGAAAGGTTTTGCGACAGCCCGCACAAGGTTGTGAATCTCGCGTGCAGATTTCGACCAGTCTATGAGGCCGTCAGCGGGAGTCCTCCGTCCGAATTTCGTGGCCTCTGACTCATTCTGCGGAGTCCCCTCGGCGTTTCCCGAAAGAATATCGCCTAAGCACCTATCGAGGAGTCGCCCCGCGGCCGGAATAATCTTCATGAAAACGTCATGGGCTGTTTCGTCCGGGCCGATGTCAACAGCTTCCTGCCCTACGATATTTCCCGCGTCAGCCCTGGCTGTCATATGATGGAGCGTAACGCCCGCTTTAGTCTCGCCGTTCAGCACAGCCCAGTTGACGCACGCCCTGCCCCTGTACTTAGGCAGTAATGACCCGTGCATGTTGAACGCTCCGAGGGGGGCAAGGTCAAGAATGTTCATGTCAATCATCGCCCTGTAGTAGAACGAGAATATGACATCGGGATTCGCATTGCGTACAATTTCTGCTGACGGTGAGTCTGTCTTCACGGGGATATTGTTGGACTCCGCGAGGCTCTTCACTGAACTGAACCATTGATTTTCGCCGGGGTCATCGTCATGCGTGTATACGAGCTTCACATTCACGCCGCGTTTCAGCAGGACAGAAAGACATTCATATCCCACCGAGCTGTACGCGAAAACTACAGCATTTGCCATCTAATTATCTCCTTCGTAAATTTTCCTGATTACGTAGCGCGGTCTCTTCCTGACTTCCTGATAAATTCTGCCGGTGTACTCGCCTGTTATCCCTGTGCATGTTACTGTGATTCCAGCCAGCAGAAAATTCACCGCATGGCCGAATATCCCGAACGCGCCGAGAATTACCCCGGCCATGAAGATTATCAT
The Synergistaceae bacterium genome window above contains:
- a CDS encoding formyltransferase; its protein translation is MANAVVFAYSSVGYECLSVLLKRGVNVKLVYTHDDDPGENQWFSSVKSLAESNNIPVKTDSPSAEIVRNANPDVIFSFYYRAMIDMNILDLAPLGAFNMHGSLLPKYRGRACVNWAVLNGETKAGVTLHHMTARADAGNIVGQEAVDIGPDETAHDVFMKIIPAAGRLLDRCLGDILSGNAEGTPQNESEATKFGRRTPADGLIDWSKSAREIHNLVRAVAKPFPGAFTYHDGKKIMVWKTRIYDGNTERTPALLVKTSDGIIEILEWEII